One Spirochaeta lutea genomic window, ACGCTCCTCACTCTGGTACCGGAAATCCGGGACTCCTACCGTACCACAGCCCCGGGCAGGGAGGATACGGACATCATCCTTCAGCAACACACCCCACGAACCCCCCGGGAAGCCCTGGCAGCCTTCGATCCATATCTGCTTTACACCGACAGCCGTCATCTGGGCAGCCCCTACCCCATCCCCCAAAACGCCACCCTGCAATCCTTCATGGAAACCCTCGCCGGCCGCTTCCCACCAAGCGATTCTGCCGGTGAAACCGCCCCCGTCCAGCCCCTGGTTGTCGCGGGGAACGTAGATCAAGACCTCTTAACCCTGGTTCTCTACATCAGTCAGGCCCTTCTTTCCCAGGGTGATTTCAATGCCCTGCTCTCCAGCCTCTCCCCGAGCCTCGAAGCCCAGCCCGGACGTACCTCCCCCGCCGTCCCTCCCCAGGAAACCGCCTCATCAGCCGCTGATTCCCCGGTGATCCTGCCGGAGCTCCTGCAACCGGCTCTTTCGTACCTCCGCGAGCTGATGTCCCGGGGCCTTCTTGCCTACAACTGGACCAACTGGGATCGCCTAGCCCTGGGCGCCGCTCTGGACCAGGGAACCGGCGCCGTCTTCTTTCTACCCCGCAGTCTGATGAAAGAAATACCGCCGGAGAACCGATTCTCCCTAACCCCCCAGCTGCCCCCCCCGGGCCAGGGCAAACTAAACTTCTCCCTCTTCGGCCGGGGCTTATCCATCCTGCCCGGACCCGGCCCCCGCAGCCAGGAAGCCGCCACCCTCCTAACAGCCGCCCGAGATCCGGCCTTCCAGGAACAACTAGAGCGCACCACCCCCTGGAGCCCGGTTCTTCGTGGTGAATCGGTGCTGAACCGCAGCCACCGAGATGTCGTCTCGTGGATATCCCGCGCCTCCGCCCTATACGTCCCGGAGGCCCGAAACCTAAGCCCGCTCATAGCGGAAATCCGTCGCCAACTGCGGTAAAATCCCCCTGTAGAAATCTTACACCCAGACACCCAAGGAGTTTCTATGCCAAGCAATCTCCTCCGTCCCCCGCCCTCGGTACTCCCCAAAAGCCGCATACGCGCACGGCTCATACCTACCCTAACCGGGCTCCTGTGTTCCGCCTGGATCATGTCCTGTGTCGTACCATCCATTCGGACCCCGGACTACACCGGTCCCCTGCGGGAATTCGAGTCGGGATTTGAATCCCAGGATGATTTCGAGGGTTTTTACATCGTTCCCCCCGGAGACTACCAAAGCTCCCATGAACTAAGCACCCAGGAAGTCTTTCAGGGCAGGTACAGCCACAAGGCTTGGATAACCGCTCCCAGAGCAGCCCACAACGATGGGCCGGCCTACCTGCCCCACCGAGCCTATCCAACCATTCAGCTGCACAAAACCTCTGAAGGCAGCTTCCGAACCCCCTGCCTTATAACCCTCTGGGTGTTTACCGATGTCGAACTCCAGCCCCGGGATGGCATCGATGACTGGCTCAGCCTGGTGACCCTAAGCCCAGATTCCAGCGACCTGTGGAGCCGCACCATCCTGGTAAACCTCACCACCGACGGCTACCTGCGCCTGGTTCATGTGCCCGCCCAAGGCCAACAACAACACCTATTCCAGGCCGGCCCCTCAACCCCGCCCCCTGGTGACCGCGACCTCCGCTTTCCCCAGGGACAGTGGGTCCGCCTGGATGTGTATCTCGACCTGGACCCCCAGGAGGGCTACGCCAAGGTATGGCAAGACGGGGCCTTGGTAAGCCACGCCCAGGTTTACGGGGGAAAAGGCGGCCTAGCCCAAGCCCACTTCGGACTCTACGCCGGGGCAGCCCTGTCGGCCGGTACGGTCTACAACGACGACCTAAGCATTCGGGAGGTCAGGGATGAGGTCCATGCCGGAGAGATTATGAAGTTTTAGCAAGGCGGCGGGTATTCATAGTTCCGAGGAACACTAAAGGCCTGTACTGGGTATTTTGAACACCCACAAGTTCTGGGAGTCACAGAACCAAGGTAGACATCCGGCAGTTATTCCTGCCGCATCGTTTTTGTAGTGCACAAAGAGTTGTAACCAACACCAGATATAGCGAGACAACCTATAAGTCCATCCTTGGGTGGTGTCGCCGGGGTACAATGTTACAACTTTTTGCGCACTATACATCGCTTTCGAAGGATTACTCTGGCATTCTAGGAGCCTGTGGAATATACAACCAAGAATATCTCGATCACCGGATGTTGTACGGACATAAAATTTACGCTCTGAATCAAACCATAACTTGACAACTTGACAAATAAGTAACACAATTTAATTATGAAAACATTGCCAGTCGGAGAATTTAAGACCCATTTCTCAGATATCCTGAAGGAAGTTCAATCCGGAGAAGAGGTCATAATTACGTATGGCCGGAATAAAAAAGGTGTTGCTGCATTAATTCCAATATCAGAATACAAGCAGCAAAATACAATAAAAATAGGACTATTGAAAGACCAACAATATTCAATCTCAGAAGACTTTGAAATGACAGAAGAAGAATTTATTGGTATATGAATTATTTACTCGATACGCATATTATTCTTTGGACATTGTTTGATCCAGGAAAATTATCTGAATCCATAAAAGAAATATTAGTAGATTCAGAAAA contains:
- a CDS encoding type II toxin-antitoxin system Phd/YefM family antitoxin codes for the protein MKTLPVGEFKTHFSDILKEVQSGEEVIITYGRNKKGVAALIPISEYKQQNTIKIGLLKDQQYSISEDFEMTEEEFIGI